The sequence GCAGATACCATTGTAAGGCACAAAATCCAAACTGTCCGGAATGTCCGCTGCTCGCCTTTTGCCGCGAAGGGAAAAAACGGATGAAGGGACTGGACGAGTATTGGCAAAACGGATGAGTGTTCCTCCTCTTATGCGGCACCCTTTGCTGCTTCCCGATGTAACTTGGGAATATGAAGATTCAATACTAGATTCGAATCAGCTAAACCCAAGTTTCAGATATGACAGCGCCTATCATCAAGATCTCCCCGCACTGAAACCTTGGGAAAACCGGGAAAATGCTGTTCAATCTGTGGTCAAAGGATGGAAGGAAGTCTCAGGTGCCATGCAAACTTTTTTAAAAGAACGAAATAGTAAAGCATCACTCCCTTATATGGTAAAGGGACTTCAGCTTTACACAATGCTCTTATTCTGGGGGAATGGGAAACCAGTACTCCTTTATGACCTGTTTGCCAGACTTCAATTGTTGAGGATCAAACCTACTAATATCGAAGACAGGCTATCTTTTATTTTAGAAAGACCGACATTGTATCATTCCTTTATACAATTGGGAGAACTTTTTATAGAAACAGAAAAGCAAATCATGAAAGACATTACAATAGCAAAAGTAAAAAGCCAAAGGAAAATTTGATTTTCCTTTGGCTTTTTGTATCAAGGGACACTATTTAGAATTCACAAACTAAGAAAGTCAACCAGTGTTTTTTATGGCTGTGTTGAATCTTCATCAGGTGGAGGAGGGAATGGAATAATATCTCCATCTCCATCGCCGTCTCCATCATCTGGCGGCGGACTGTTGCCATCTCCATCACCGTCGCCATCACCGTCGCCATCATTACCTCCATTACCATTGCCATTTCCACGACCTGGTTGGCCGTTATCACCACCATTGCCATTACCATCGCCAGGGAAGAGGTCATCAAATGGATTATCGGATTCAGCTTCTGGAGTTTCAACAGTGACCTCGGCAGGTTCACTCTTCATTTCGCCATCAACAGCGGTCACTCTAAATACGTATACCGCACCAGGCATTGCATCCTGCAGCCGCAGACTTTTTTCCGTAGTAGAAGTTAGTACCTGCATCGGTCCTTCGTTAAGTGATACTTCAACATCAAACTGAACAGCTTGTTCTTGATTAGCTTCATATTCCCACGATAAGAGAATTTCATTCGTTTCCTCATCATAAACAGCTGCTAAGTTTGCAACAGGATCTGGGATATCATAAGCTTCAGATACTTCTTTTGGTTCTGTACCTTTTACAAACCATTCATACACAATTTTATTTTCAGGAGTATATTCGCTTGGCAGTTTAGCCGGGTTTGATCCAGCTTCAACTGGAGACTCGACCACACTATTTGGCACGGTAAAGTCTGGTGTTTCAACACCTTCATGAACATTTTGCATAATAGCCTTATATAGATGGCGGGCTATTTGCTGTTCGTAGCCAGACTGTACAGGCTGGAAGTAGTTGCTGTAACCAGTCCAAATAGCGGTCGTATATTTGGTTGTATAGCCGACCATCCACGAATCTGGAACAGATCTTCCATCGATCCCATGTTTTTGACGGTCATCTTCTGTATAGTTCGTTGTTCCAGTCTTACCAGCCATAGGCAGACCAGGGATTTGAGCAACTTTTGCTGTCCCGTCAAATGCCGGATCAAAGACGCTTTTTAACATATCTGAGACCATAAATGCTGTGTAATCCTGCATAACGAGGTCAGATTTAGCCTTCGTTTCGATTTCAGTTCCATCTCTTAACACAATCTTTGTAATTGCATAAGGTTCTGTATATACACCCTCATTTCCAAAAGCAGCATATGCACCTGCCATTTGCAGAGGGGAGACACCTTTTTCAAGTCCTCCGATTGCATAAGATTCATAAATCTCATCCTGGAGCGGAAGACCTAATTGAACTGCAAATTTTTGGGCATTTTCTAAGCCGACCTCTTGCAGCGCTTTGACAGCCGGGATATTTCTGGACATGGCGAGAGCCCGTCTAATAGACATTTGTCCATAATAACCATCGTCCCAGTTTCCAACTGGTGTTCCCTTTGAATACGTGTATGGTTCATCAACGATTTGATGATAGGTTGACCATTTTAAATATTCGATAGCTGGGCCATAATCTAATATTGGTTTAATGGTAGAACCAGGCTGTCTTTGCAAATCGGTTGCGTAATTGAAGCCACGCTGAACTTCCTGATTTCTGCCGCCGCCAAGAGCACGAATCGCACCTGTTTGCGTATCAAGAAGGGTTATTCCTGCCTGAAAATCTTCATTTGGAAATTCGACAACCTGATTGGTTTCTAAGGCATTATATACAAATTCTTGAGCATTTGGGTCCAGAGTAGTATAAATTTTAAGCCCATCAGAAAAAACATCATAGTCTGGATATTTTGCTTGTACTTCATCAATCACGTAATCGACAAAATCTTCATAGGGATCCTTTTCTTCTTCAAGCTTTGGATTTGTTTTTTTAACCATATGCGCGATTTGAACAGCCTGTGCCTTTTCCATTTCTTCTTTAGTAATGTAGCCATGCTGATTCATCAAATATAAAACTGTGTTTCGGCGTTCTTTTGCTTCCTCGGGATTTTCAAATGGATCATATCGGTTTGGACTTTGCGGTAGACCTGCAAGCATGGCCGCCTGTGCCAAAACGACTTCTTTAGGTGTGTCTTTGGCAAGCTCTTCTAGTGATTTTCCATAGTAATAGTTAGAAGCCGTGGCAACACCATAAATATTTTCACCCATAAAGATTTTGTTAAGATACATTTCAAAAATTTCATCTTTCTCATATTGCTGTTCTAGCTGAAAGGCTAGCCACATTTCTTGAACTTTTCGTTCTATCGTTTTTTCAGGAGATAAGAATGAATTTTTTATAACCTGCTGTGTAATCGTACTGGCACCTTCCGCCCCAAAACCGTCAGTAATATTAGCAATGACAGCTCCGCCGATCCGGATGACGTCAATCCCTTTATGGTTATAAAATCTGGCATCCTCTGTTGCAAGAAAGGCTTCTTTAACCACATCGGGAATATTTTCAAAGGCGATAACATCTCTAGTTTCTGTTCCTATTTTTCTTATCAATGTTCCATCCATCGCATAAACTTCTGATGAAACAGGATCTTTCAGAAGGGCAGGGTCTAACTCGGGTGCTTGACTTGCCCAGTATGCAAAAACGGAACCGCCGGCAATCATCGCTAAAATACCGATGGCTACGATCCAAAGTGCTATTTTTTTGACTAAACCTTTATGGCTTTCTTTATTCTTCCCCTTTTTAGCGGCAAGCTGCTTTCTGCGTTGTTCGCGACTTTTATATTGTTCACTCATCTTGCTTACCTACCTTTCACTATCCCTTAATAATATTTATCTATCAGACTAGGGATAATCTTTAAAAAGACAATTTTATCAACTCAAGTATAATCTGTCTATGATTTTTAAATAGTCAATTCTTGGCTGGAAACCAATGGATATAGAATAGCCCACTTCTGTCAGTTCCTCTTTCGAAATAGATTTTCTCCCTCCATCTACCATTCGATTCCAAAAGGAAAGTAAATGAACCCCTTCTAATAGAAATATTTCGTCTGTAAGACCAAAACGTATAATAATAAACGTAATTCCCTGTTGCTTTATCACTGCTTTTATATGTTCAATCTGATGTTCATGAACATTTTTAAGGGGAAAAGACGTATTGTTTTTTGTTTCTTTTGCCTCAAAATCTATATATCTTCCTTTGTATACACCGTTATAATCTGTCGTAGAGGGCTGCCTAAAATAGGCTTCTCTAATTACGGCAGAACTCCTTTTTGGGTAGTCGACCTGAACAATTTGAATAGGTGTCGGCTTCTTATGGATCACAGCAATTCCAGCCTGACGATAATATTCATTGGTTGCATTCAGATCTTCCTCAAGCGACATCCCTCTTTTTCCGTATTCAATTTGAGATGGTTCCTTATGATTGATTTGGGGTGCTGTATACTTTTTGCCATTTGGGTAACGAATGTTCAAACCATTCACCTCGTCATTCCATTTCATCATACCAAAGTTTCAATGAAAAGGAATAAAAAGATGTATACTCTTCCAATTTATAACTATAGACTTCAGACAGAAGTCAATCTTGATTATTATAAGATATTGGAGAAAGTAAGTTCATGAATATATACCCATTCTTAAAAAAAATAAACGATGACTCCAAAACAATCAATGACGGCCAACTGATCGAATTGATTAGCGATCAGGTCAAAAAAGCTAATCTGGATAATATTTCTCGAACAAAAGCCTATGCTCAAATTTTTCAAGAACATCCTGAACTAAAATGGGCATTCCTGGCCAGTATGGTATCCCGAAATGCTGGCTGGAACATGTGTGATCTTGAGGGAGAATGGTATCCGAAACTCCTATCTAATCCTTTCAGATATCAATTATTCCTTACTTATGAAAGAGCAAATTGGCTCATTTTTCAAGATGCCTATCCACAGCTTTTGGTCTACCATTATATGACGATTGTAAAGCGTAATTTGTTTCACATTCTCCCTGTTTTTCACGTTTCCCAATTTATGGTTCGTGAATGGCAAAATTTTTTCAAATATAAAAATGAAGAGAGACTGCTATTTGCATTAATTGTAAATGAGCAGCATCTGATTCAAAGGCCAGTTATTGAAAATCCGATTTTTCAGCAGCGTGTTTTTAAAACGAAACTGTTTGGACTGCAAGATTCGTTTCATTATAGCTGTGTACTTTTTCCTACCAGGACAGGCAAGCTATATGGTTCGAGTGTTTCCCAATTTAGAAACCATAGAGAAAGAATCAAGCTGGGGAAACGGCTTGCCTCTATTTTGTTTTCTCCCGCTTTGCTTCCTGAGTTCTTGGCCTTTTCAAATGATACAGAACCAACTGGGTCAAGATGGGACTATGAACAATATCAGGACAATAAGAAGTTTAGGACCACTCCGTTTTTAAGAGCAGCATTCCCTGTGATTCAACATACAATCGAAAATACCGATGCTCGTAATTGGGAGAAATACTTCCGTATAAGCAGAAAGTGGCGGTCAGCAGTTAAACCGGATAAAGATGTCGATTTAACAGATTGGTTTGAGGGAAAACAATTTGAAATGAAAGCATTTATTTCGATAGAGCAAGCCATACAATACAGGAAAAAACAAAAGAAGAATGAAAGAGGAGGTTACACCCAGCTGTAACCTCCAATATTACGGCCATATTAAGTTGAAGGTTTGTCAGGTCCATTAAGTTTTGGATTTCCTTTAATCGAACCTTTTCGTCCCTTATTTTCTTCCTTTTTCATCCTTTGCTGCACACTATCATTTTTACTCATCGCATACGCACCTCCTTTAAATAGGTTTTGTCGAATAAATTGAAAATATGCGATACGGATGATCACACGAGCGTGAAAAAATTGTCACTTCTGCACTTTCTTTGCCGCTTTACTTCTAGTTTTGTCAAGGGTGAAGGAGAATATCTTAAGCGGGCAGAATATAGTGCTAAAAAGAAAAGGAGGATGGAAAATATGATAGCCATTTCTTCAGAAGAGGTCATTCATCAATTATTACAAATTGAAAAAGAATTGATTGAGTTAGAAGCCTTGTTTGCGGAGTCTTTTGAACAAAGGGAACGGGAATTTATAGAATTAACGAATAAAAGAGTACAAAAAGCAGAGGGGGATTTGCAGACAGCCCAAGTACAGTTTGAACAAATTAAAGAAACAGCTGCAGAATTATTTCCTC is a genomic window of Bacillus oleivorans containing:
- a CDS encoding YpoC family protein, with the protein product MAKRMSVPPLMRHPLLLPDVTWEYEDSILDSNQLNPSFRYDSAYHQDLPALKPWENRENAVQSVVKGWKEVSGAMQTFLKERNSKASLPYMVKGLQLYTMLLFWGNGKPVLLYDLFARLQLLRIKPTNIEDRLSFILERPTLYHSFIQLGELFIETEKQIMKDITIAKVKSQRKI
- a CDS encoding penicillin-binding protein 1A, translating into MSEQYKSREQRRKQLAAKKGKNKESHKGLVKKIALWIVAIGILAMIAGGSVFAYWASQAPELDPALLKDPVSSEVYAMDGTLIRKIGTETRDVIAFENIPDVVKEAFLATEDARFYNHKGIDVIRIGGAVIANITDGFGAEGASTITQQVIKNSFLSPEKTIERKVQEMWLAFQLEQQYEKDEIFEMYLNKIFMGENIYGVATASNYYYGKSLEELAKDTPKEVVLAQAAMLAGLPQSPNRYDPFENPEEAKERRNTVLYLMNQHGYITKEEMEKAQAVQIAHMVKKTNPKLEEEKDPYEDFVDYVIDEVQAKYPDYDVFSDGLKIYTTLDPNAQEFVYNALETNQVVEFPNEDFQAGITLLDTQTGAIRALGGGRNQEVQRGFNYATDLQRQPGSTIKPILDYGPAIEYLKWSTYHQIVDEPYTYSKGTPVGNWDDGYYGQMSIRRALAMSRNIPAVKALQEVGLENAQKFAVQLGLPLQDEIYESYAIGGLEKGVSPLQMAGAYAAFGNEGVYTEPYAITKIVLRDGTEIETKAKSDLVMQDYTAFMVSDMLKSVFDPAFDGTAKVAQIPGLPMAGKTGTTNYTEDDRQKHGIDGRSVPDSWMVGYTTKYTTAIWTGYSNYFQPVQSGYEQQIARHLYKAIMQNVHEGVETPDFTVPNSVVESPVEAGSNPAKLPSEYTPENKIVYEWFVKGTEPKEVSEAYDIPDPVANLAAVYDEETNEILLSWEYEANQEQAVQFDVEVSLNEGPMQVLTSTTEKSLRLQDAMPGAVYVFRVTAVDGEMKSEPAEVTVETPEAESDNPFDDLFPGDGNGNGGDNGQPGRGNGNGNGGNDGDGDGDGDGDGNSPPPDDGDGDGDGDIIPFPPPPDEDSTQP
- the recU gene encoding Holliday junction resolvase RecU, with protein sequence MNIRYPNGKKYTAPQINHKEPSQIEYGKRGMSLEEDLNATNEYYRQAGIAVIHKKPTPIQIVQVDYPKRSSAVIREAYFRQPSTTDYNGVYKGRYIDFEAKETKNNTSFPLKNVHEHQIEHIKAVIKQQGITFIIIRFGLTDEIFLLEGVHLLSFWNRMVDGGRKSISKEELTEVGYSISIGFQPRIDYLKIIDRLYLS
- a CDS encoding DUF2515 family protein produces the protein MNIYPFLKKINDDSKTINDGQLIELISDQVKKANLDNISRTKAYAQIFQEHPELKWAFLASMVSRNAGWNMCDLEGEWYPKLLSNPFRYQLFLTYERANWLIFQDAYPQLLVYHYMTIVKRNLFHILPVFHVSQFMVREWQNFFKYKNEERLLFALIVNEQHLIQRPVIENPIFQQRVFKTKLFGLQDSFHYSCVLFPTRTGKLYGSSVSQFRNHRERIKLGKRLASILFSPALLPEFLAFSNDTEPTGSRWDYEQYQDNKKFRTTPFLRAAFPVIQHTIENTDARNWEKYFRISRKWRSAVKPDKDVDLTDWFEGKQFEMKAFISIEQAIQYRKKQKKNERGGYTQL